A single genomic interval of Antarcticibacterium arcticum harbors:
- a CDS encoding HupE/UreJ family protein codes for MSQFWLYFNLGLEHVLDWNAYDHILFLIVLVAAYSFSSWKRVLWLVTIFTLGHTLALFLSVYGVVSVSSRWVELLIAVTILITALYNIFTAKKKESQKNVGLLYFATAFFGIIHGLGFSTYFKMIASGTESKFLPLLEFALGIEAAQVIIVLGVMILGFIFQNFFRVNRRDWILILSAIVIGIILPILRENFQAFL; via the coding sequence ATGTCGCAATTCTGGTTGTACTTTAACCTGGGCCTGGAACACGTGTTGGACTGGAATGCCTATGACCATATACTTTTTCTTATAGTGCTGGTGGCCGCCTATTCCTTTAGCTCCTGGAAACGGGTGCTGTGGCTGGTTACCATTTTTACCCTGGGTCATACCCTGGCGCTGTTCCTTTCGGTTTATGGCGTGGTGAGCGTGAGCAGCCGCTGGGTAGAATTGCTTATTGCCGTGACTATTCTTATCACCGCTCTCTATAATATTTTTACCGCCAAAAAGAAAGAATCGCAGAAAAATGTTGGCCTGCTTTATTTCGCCACCGCTTTTTTCGGGATTATTCACGGGCTGGGGTTTTCTACCTATTTCAAGATGATAGCTTCAGGTACAGAGAGCAAATTTCTCCCATTGCTGGAATTTGCTTTGGGAATTGAAGCAGCACAGGTAATTATAGTGCTGGGGGTAATGATCCTGGGGTTCATTTTTCAGAATTTCTTCCGCGTAAACAGGCGCGACTGGATTCTGATACTTTCAGCAATAGTTATAGGAATAATTCTCCCTATCTTACGGGAAAATTTCCAGGCATTTTTATAA
- a CDS encoding phosphoadenosine phosphosulfate reductase domain-containing protein codes for MNKPRHVLGISGGKDSAALAIYLNDKYPTLNFEYYFCDTGKELDETYQLIENLESYLGKKILKLENDELKGSKESPFDFYFKSFRGYLPSPQARWCTAMMKIKPFEKFVSGKPTISYVGIRGDEEREGYISREANIQSIFPFRRNIWSNDVLTEFFTPGNQSKVQEFLTTYHRGNDLDRFIAILNEPIDFERNNKTETEKVLKRKLHGSLDLGIPEFNRTVFDFLKTTEYPLATEVDFELLDNEDILVREDIFRILRESGIGVPKYYEKVEFEVDGQKGEYARSRSGCFFCFFQQKIEWIWLYEQHPNLYKEAMEYENEEENFTWTPNESLAELIQPARIKQIKLGHIQRSSKEESKKSPYLLDILEGTERDGCNTCFL; via the coding sequence ATGAATAAACCCCGACACGTCTTAGGAATATCAGGAGGAAAGGATAGTGCAGCTTTAGCTATATATCTCAATGACAAATATCCAACTCTTAATTTTGAATATTACTTCTGTGATACTGGAAAGGAACTTGATGAAACTTATCAGCTAATTGAAAACCTTGAAAGCTATTTAGGCAAAAAGATTTTGAAGTTAGAAAATGATGAATTAAAAGGTTCCAAAGAATCTCCTTTCGACTTTTATTTTAAATCCTTTCGAGGGTATCTTCCCTCACCTCAAGCAAGATGGTGTACAGCAATGATGAAGATAAAACCGTTTGAGAAGTTTGTTAGCGGTAAACCTACTATTTCATATGTTGGGATTCGTGGAGATGAAGAAAGAGAAGGTTATATCTCCAGAGAGGCCAACATTCAGTCCATATTTCCCTTTAGAAGAAATATTTGGAGCAATGATGTGCTAACAGAATTCTTTACTCCTGGAAATCAAAGCAAAGTACAAGAATTTTTAACTACCTATCATAGGGGAAATGACTTGGACAGGTTTATCGCCATTTTAAATGAACCCATTGATTTTGAAAGGAATAATAAAACTGAAACTGAAAAAGTTCTAAAAAGAAAATTACATGGTTCCCTTGATTTAGGCATTCCGGAATTTAATAGAACAGTTTTCGATTTTCTTAAAACTACAGAATACCCTTTAGCAACAGAGGTGGATTTTGAATTATTAGATAATGAGGATATTTTAGTTCGTGAGGATATTTTTAGAATTCTTAGAGAGTCTGGTATAGGCGTTCCTAAGTACTATGAAAAAGTGGAATTTGAAGTGGACGGGCAGAAAGGTGAATATGCTCGTAGCAGGTCTGGTTGTTTTTTCTGTTTTTTTCAACAAAAAATAGAATGGATTTGGTTATATGAACAACACCCTAATCTTTACAAGGAGGCAATGGAATATGAAAATGAAGAGGAGAATTTTACCTGGACACCAAATGAATCTTTAGCTGAACTAATTCAACCAGCAAGAATAAAGCAAATAAAACTAGGGCACATTCAACGCTCCAGTAAAGAAGAATCCAAAAAATCTCCCTATCTCCTTGATATTTTAGAAGGAACTGAAAGGGACGGATGTAATACTTGTTTTTTATGA
- a CDS encoding (deoxy)nucleoside triphosphate pyrophosphohydrolase, translating into MSITSTPSVIRVTCAIVENEGKVLCAQRSESMMHPLKWEFPGGKVEGDEDLETCLKREIKEELGVEIAILEQLPSNFHIYSNLRLELIPFRCSLQTFEIDLLEHSQILWLPINELKDLDWAEADVPIVDYYIRTYK; encoded by the coding sequence ATAAGTATCACCTCAACCCCGTCCGTTATCAGAGTCACCTGTGCCATCGTCGAGAATGAAGGGAAAGTGCTTTGCGCGCAGCGCAGTGAAAGTATGATGCATCCGCTCAAATGGGAATTCCCCGGTGGCAAGGTGGAGGGCGATGAAGATCTTGAAACCTGCCTGAAGCGGGAGATCAAAGAAGAACTGGGAGTAGAAATTGCCATTTTGGAGCAATTACCATCAAATTTTCATATATATTCGAATCTCAGACTAGAATTAATTCCATTTCGTTGTTCCCTGCAAACATTTGAAATAGATCTCCTTGAACATTCCCAAATCCTTTGGCTACCGATTAATGAGCTGAAAGACCTGGATTGGGCTGAGGCAGATGTGCCGATAGTGGATTATTATATCAGGACTTATAAATAA
- a CDS encoding LemA family protein translates to MVAILIIVGIVVVLVIWGVAIYNNLVSLKHNRENAFADIDVQLKQRHDLVPQLLGAVKGYMEHERGTLEAVTNARQRAINATGINEKIAAEKDLGAALQGLNIQVEAYPDLKASANFMHLQQEIADIENKLAAVRRYFNSATKELNIAIQKFPNNIFAGMFGFTTQPMFDLGVAGREQMDVAPEIKF, encoded by the coding sequence ATGGTAGCAATATTAATTATAGTAGGGATTGTTGTAGTGCTCGTTATTTGGGGCGTTGCTATTTATAACAATCTGGTGAGTTTAAAGCACAACCGCGAAAATGCCTTTGCCGATATTGATGTGCAGCTGAAACAGCGTCACGATCTCGTACCGCAACTGCTTGGAGCGGTAAAAGGATATATGGAGCACGAACGCGGTACGCTGGAAGCCGTGACCAACGCCCGTCAAAGAGCTATCAATGCCACCGGGATCAATGAGAAGATCGCTGCCGAAAAGGATCTTGGAGCTGCCCTGCAGGGGTTGAATATTCAGGTGGAAGCCTATCCAGATCTTAAAGCCAGCGCTAACTTTATGCACCTGCAGCAGGAAATTGCCGATATTGAAAACAAGCTGGCCGCCGTAAGACGCTATTTCAACTCGGCCACCAAAGAACTAAACATCGCTATCCAAAAGTTTCCGAATAACATTTTTGCAGGTATGTTTGGGTTTACTACCCAGCCAATGTTTGACCTTGGGGTTGCGGGCAGGGAACAAATGGACGTTGCACCCGAGATCAAATTTTAA
- a CDS encoding CPBP family intramembrane glutamic endopeptidase, protein MKIFTRRRYQENFVRPFIRDEEVQVILAISLMILFAGHFVMQYLGHTWFKESFLDPTNPGFWLIITNAVFITAILLLNKQAGGWAWSQLGFAPGPKWWHTVLITLGTIILIFVVSGFVRPLVTAVGDEPDISHLMVLQDNLPLLILALILVWVTAAFLQELVFRAFLINSLDALLGRTDWSPWWAVIFSSFIFGLMHAWQGIGGILSTAVIGFIFGAVFLLNGRRILPLVLAHGILDSISLYGIYAM, encoded by the coding sequence ATGAAAATTTTTACCCGCAGACGTTACCAGGAAAATTTTGTGCGTCCTTTTATAAGGGATGAAGAGGTGCAGGTGATCCTGGCCATCTCCCTTATGATCTTGTTTGCGGGACATTTTGTAATGCAGTACCTGGGTCACACCTGGTTTAAGGAATCGTTTCTGGATCCTACAAATCCGGGATTCTGGCTTATTATCACCAATGCGGTTTTTATAACAGCCATCCTGTTGCTTAACAAGCAGGCCGGCGGTTGGGCATGGAGTCAACTTGGATTTGCCCCCGGTCCCAAATGGTGGCATACCGTGTTGATCACCCTGGGAACTATCATATTGATTTTTGTGGTTTCAGGCTTTGTAAGGCCTCTGGTAACTGCTGTTGGAGATGAACCGGACATTTCGCATCTTATGGTCCTGCAGGATAATCTCCCGCTCCTTATCCTCGCGCTTATCCTGGTGTGGGTTACCGCAGCTTTCTTACAGGAACTGGTGTTTCGGGCTTTCCTCATCAATTCCCTGGATGCTCTCCTTGGCCGTACCGACTGGTCTCCCTGGTGGGCGGTGATATTTAGTTCGTTTATCTTTGGACTCATGCACGCATGGCAGGGCATTGGCGGGATCCTCTCTACTGCAGTCATTGGCTTTATCTTTGGCGCAGTCTTTCTTCTGAACGGCCGCCGTATCCTCCCCCTGGTCCTCGCACACGGGATCCTGGATTCTATTTCATTGTATGGGATCTATGCGATGTGA
- a CDS encoding deoxycytidylate deaminase: MQEKKQLKYDKAYLRIAREWGKLSHCRRRQVGALIVKGRMIISDGYNGTPTGFENFCEDEEGYTKWYVLHAEANAILKVAASTQSCQGATLYITMSPCRECSKLIHQAGITRIVYYTEYKDNSGLEFLAKAGIELHHVKELDEEIEREQ, translated from the coding sequence ATGCAGGAAAAGAAGCAACTGAAATACGATAAAGCCTATTTACGAATCGCCAGGGAATGGGGCAAACTTTCCCACTGCCGCCGCAGGCAGGTTGGCGCACTTATTGTGAAAGGCAGAATGATAATATCCGACGGATACAACGGCACCCCCACCGGTTTTGAAAATTTTTGTGAGGATGAGGAAGGCTATACCAAGTGGTATGTGCTTCATGCAGAGGCCAACGCTATTTTAAAAGTAGCCGCCTCTACCCAGTCCTGCCAGGGAGCAACACTTTACATAACCATGTCGCCCTGCAGGGAATGTAGTAAATTAATACACCAGGCCGGGATCACCCGAATTGTGTATTATACCGAATATAAAGACAACTCCGGATTGGAATTCCTGGCCAAAGCCGGAATAGAATTACACCACGTTAAAGAACTCGACGAAGAAATTGAAAGAGAACAATAA
- a CDS encoding GIY-YIG nuclease family protein — MNWQEVKFLKKNSTKLPQTPGIYMFVLNIENKVLLNGSAKYIIYIGQTINLRTRYKKYFSYANSDHPSDFHKRAMVLIWENQLQFQFFETGNISAAELTNIEFDLIDSVVPPINMRFRGRILKQAVKLYSPR; from the coding sequence ATGAATTGGCAAGAAGTGAAATTTCTTAAAAAGAATAGCACAAAACTTCCTCAAACGCCCGGTATTTATATGTTTGTTCTTAACATTGAAAATAAAGTTTTATTAAATGGCAGTGCAAAATATATTATCTATATCGGTCAAACGATAAATTTAAGAACACGATATAAAAAATATTTTTCTTATGCGAATAGTGATCATCCCTCAGATTTCCATAAAAGAGCAATGGTTTTAATTTGGGAAAATCAACTTCAATTTCAATTTTTCGAAACAGGTAATATATCTGCAGCGGAGTTAACCAATATTGAGTTTGATCTTATAGATTCCGTTGTTCCTCCCATTAATATGAGGTTTAGGGGAAGAATTTTAAAGCAGGCAGTAAAACTTTACTCCCCAAGATAA
- a CDS encoding energy transducer TonB, translating to MKVKKYAKADIGSYSRIFFQIGLILVLATTYAGLEWEFTQRDNNLDYDLGVFEEDEIDIPISQLNTPPPPSLPEIVQVVEDDLEVEEDIIESTESSQDVKTMIIPVSAVIVAEEVEEIEEVPFFVVEQIPLYPGCENMKVKAEQKKCMENKIHSLFSKEFNTGISEQMGLNGIYRIFVVFKISATGDVVEIKTRGPNARLELEAERVAKLLPKMTPGKQRGKPVAVSYSLPIVFTVLPQS from the coding sequence ATGAAAGTTAAGAAATATGCAAAAGCAGATATCGGAAGTTACAGCCGGATCTTTTTTCAAATTGGATTAATTCTGGTATTGGCAACCACCTATGCAGGTTTGGAATGGGAGTTTACGCAGCGGGATAATAACCTGGATTATGATTTAGGCGTTTTTGAGGAAGACGAGATAGACATCCCCATTTCCCAACTTAACACACCCCCTCCTCCCTCTTTGCCTGAAATTGTTCAGGTAGTGGAAGACGATCTCGAGGTGGAAGAAGATATTATTGAGTCTACAGAAAGCAGTCAGGATGTAAAAACGATGATCATACCCGTTTCGGCGGTGATTGTGGCAGAGGAGGTGGAGGAAATTGAGGAGGTTCCTTTTTTTGTGGTTGAACAAATTCCCCTGTATCCCGGCTGTGAAAATATGAAGGTTAAAGCCGAACAGAAGAAATGTATGGAGAATAAGATCCACAGCTTGTTTAGCAAAGAATTTAATACCGGTATAAGTGAGCAAATGGGCCTGAATGGTATTTACAGGATCTTTGTGGTGTTTAAGATAAGTGCCACGGGAGATGTAGTGGAAATCAAAACCAGAGGACCAAACGCAAGGCTTGAGCTTGAAGCCGAACGCGTTGCCAAATTGCTGCCCAAAATGACCCCTGGCAAACAAAGAGGAAAACCGGTTGCCGTATCCTATTCCCTACCCATCGTGTTTACCGTGCTTCCACAATCATAG
- a CDS encoding nuclear transport factor 2 family protein — protein sequence MKTFNLIPLMAFVFLMGACGEKREPEAPEAVAESPQEFQDPNDAMSSWHNAWNSRDPKQIQGLAASDAVLVLNGREVPADSLAGFYQEAGSVMKDLELRSLKKGSTDHLAYDTGLFTHSYTTDTTKYRGSYTFVWERTDEDNEWKVKAMNISDTRNYQE from the coding sequence ATGAAAACATTTAATTTAATTCCGTTGATGGCCTTTGTATTTTTGATGGGCGCTTGCGGTGAGAAGAGGGAGCCCGAGGCACCCGAAGCGGTAGCAGAAAGTCCGCAGGAATTTCAGGATCCCAATGATGCCATGAGCAGCTGGCACAATGCCTGGAACAGTCGTGATCCGAAACAAATTCAGGGGCTGGCCGCCTCAGATGCCGTGCTGGTGTTGAATGGCCGGGAAGTGCCGGCCGACAGTCTTGCAGGATTTTATCAGGAGGCAGGATCTGTGATGAAAGATCTCGAATTGCGATCCCTGAAAAAAGGATCTACAGATCATCTTGCGTATGATACCGGGTTGTTTACCCATAGCTATACTACCGACACTACCAAATACCGGGGGTCCTATACCTTTGTCTGGGAACGTACAGATGAAGACAACGAGTGGAAGGTAAAAGCCATGAACATTTCAGATACCCGGAATTACCAGGAATAA
- a CDS encoding DUF4007 family protein, with amino-acid sequence MTFSGHDTFHCRLFWLKKGFDYVSNGEKFKDDSGVALGVGRNMVNSIRFWLKAFGIVGEENLLNPLYQRLFSDDGWDPYLENEGTLYLLHYQLCAENHSSIYNILFSELRKIKPEFSKLHFVKHVKDKDASQNEKILEKDFSVFLRTYGSTKEKSREDSYSGLLSELILLKEVGETQSKEKLFRIENPGQEEIPFEIIFYAILTNPDYSNSISFSSFYTNRNGVGNIFCFENDKLEEKLIEIAENFSYVTYNSEAGIKELQIKERPDPIEILNQYYER; translated from the coding sequence ATGACATTTTCAGGTCACGATACATTCCATTGTCGATTATTCTGGTTAAAAAAGGGTTTTGATTACGTTTCCAATGGAGAGAAATTTAAGGATGATTCCGGTGTTGCTTTAGGCGTTGGTAGGAATATGGTGAACTCTATTAGGTTCTGGTTAAAAGCTTTTGGGATTGTTGGAGAAGAGAATCTTCTTAATCCACTATATCAAAGACTCTTTTCGGACGATGGTTGGGACCCTTATTTAGAAAATGAAGGCACTCTTTACCTTTTGCATTACCAATTGTGTGCAGAAAACCATTCCTCCATTTATAATATTTTATTTTCAGAACTACGAAAAATAAAACCTGAATTTTCTAAACTACATTTCGTTAAGCACGTAAAGGACAAAGATGCTTCTCAAAACGAGAAAATACTGGAGAAAGATTTTTCTGTTTTTCTCAGAACATATGGATCGACTAAAGAAAAAAGCAGGGAGGATAGTTATAGCGGATTGTTATCAGAACTAATCCTTCTAAAAGAAGTTGGGGAAACCCAGAGTAAGGAGAAATTGTTCAGGATTGAAAACCCCGGACAAGAAGAAATTCCTTTCGAAATAATTTTTTACGCTATACTTACAAATCCAGACTATTCCAATTCTATTAGCTTTAGTAGTTTCTATACCAATAGAAATGGTGTAGGTAATATTTTCTGTTTTGAAAATGACAAGCTGGAAGAGAAATTGATCGAAATAGCGGAAAACTTCAGTTATGTAACCTACAATAGCGAAGCGGGAATTAAAGAGTTGCAAATAAAGGAAAGGCCAGACCCAATTGAAATTTTGAACCAGTACTATGAAAGGTAA
- a CDS encoding DGQHR domain-containing protein codes for MKRKIIVPALTGKFGEWRYYQLILKVKDLVENFGTSLEPNYRVKAVEEVEEIYSQKGVSRLLQRAFDPTRLEPLKNYILKQPDKYINNLTIGIFGGSPDWFPINLSDFKKSKPDYLEKTEKQLGFIELKGTETLFVLDGQHRLKGLRKAYSEDPQKIGEDEVVCTLIVHHSDHKGRVRTRRLFSTINRHAKPVSKGENILLDEDDASAILVRHLIEDYKHFQDKEIIALSKGGNITPGSYSKFSTVVTLYEINERLIDHNAIYPKGEDKKIVRIRPSEKDLELQHKRVFKYWDKFFELFPSALKFIKDTPSNRLKYRISDGDFTLRPIAQLAIFEVILACEEVDERKIKNLKKLPQDLTDIFWHHILWNPFKEGMLFNRSLIRNYVKYNIGLRIKPSELERLRNGYKKNSGDLDLDLPQPKYP; via the coding sequence ATGAAACGAAAAATAATTGTTCCCGCACTGACTGGTAAATTCGGAGAATGGCGATATTATCAATTGATCTTAAAGGTGAAGGATTTAGTGGAAAATTTTGGGACTAGTTTAGAACCGAATTACAGAGTAAAGGCTGTTGAAGAGGTAGAAGAAATATACAGCCAAAAAGGGGTTAGTAGATTACTCCAACGAGCTTTTGATCCTACGAGATTAGAACCTCTCAAGAATTATATTTTGAAACAACCCGATAAATATATTAATAATCTTACTATTGGGATATTTGGTGGAAGTCCAGATTGGTTTCCAATAAATCTTTCGGATTTCAAAAAATCAAAACCAGATTATTTGGAAAAAACTGAAAAGCAATTGGGATTTATTGAATTAAAGGGAACGGAAACTCTCTTTGTTCTTGACGGGCAACATCGTTTAAAAGGTTTGAGAAAAGCGTATTCAGAAGATCCTCAAAAGATAGGTGAAGATGAAGTTGTTTGTACTTTAATAGTTCACCATTCAGATCATAAAGGAAGGGTAAGAACTCGAAGATTATTCTCAACTATTAATCGTCACGCGAAGCCAGTTTCAAAGGGAGAGAATATTTTATTAGATGAAGACGATGCTTCCGCAATTTTAGTCAGGCATCTTATTGAAGACTACAAGCATTTTCAGGATAAAGAAATAATTGCATTAAGTAAAGGAGGAAATATCACCCCGGGTAGTTATTCTAAATTTTCAACAGTAGTAACGTTGTATGAAATAAATGAACGTTTAATAGATCATAATGCAATATATCCAAAAGGAGAGGATAAAAAGATTGTGAGAATTCGCCCGTCGGAAAAAGATCTTGAATTGCAACATAAAAGAGTTTTTAAATATTGGGATAAATTCTTTGAATTGTTCCCTTCTGCATTGAAATTTATTAAAGATACTCCTAGCAACAGATTAAAATATAGGATTTCTGATGGTGACTTCACCTTAAGGCCAATTGCTCAACTTGCAATTTTTGAAGTTATTTTGGCATGTGAAGAAGTAGATGAAAGGAAAATTAAAAATTTAAAGAAGCTGCCTCAGGATCTTACGGATATATTTTGGCATCATATTTTGTGGAATCCATTTAAAGAAGGGATGCTGTTCAACAGAAGTTTGATACGTAATTATGTAAAATATAATATTGGATTAAGAATTAAACCTTCAGAATTAGAGAGATTAAGAAATGGGTATAAGAAGAACTCTGGAGATTTGGATTTGGATTTACCACAACCAAAATACCCTTAA
- a CDS encoding sterol desaturase family protein, with protein MILQSNTPGIFLVYILIFFLALLFRYFVAAGVFYWYYYKLRAQRYSSKRLSKRKHRKGQIKKEIVYSIKSSVIFAAVGAGTYWLYQQGVTAIYIEPSQWGYWYLPLSLLLVFLIHETYYYWVHRAMHHPKIFKYVHKVHHDSLTPTPWTAFSFHPWESIIEALILPIILIFLPVNIYVLGFYLLFMTLSSVINHLDIEIYPPKFLNSGVGKQFIGATHHHHHHTEFNTNYGLYFNFWDRWMGTESNR; from the coding sequence ATGATACTGCAAAGCAACACTCCCGGGATCTTCCTGGTGTATATCCTCATTTTTTTCCTGGCATTATTGTTCAGGTATTTTGTGGCCGCGGGGGTGTTTTACTGGTATTATTATAAGCTGCGGGCACAACGTTACAGCAGCAAACGCCTCAGCAAAAGAAAGCACCGCAAGGGCCAGATCAAAAAAGAAATAGTTTACAGTATCAAATCCTCTGTGATCTTTGCCGCGGTGGGCGCGGGAACCTACTGGTTGTACCAGCAGGGGGTAACGGCTATTTATATAGAGCCGTCCCAATGGGGTTACTGGTATTTACCGCTGAGTCTGCTGCTGGTATTTCTAATACATGAGACCTATTATTACTGGGTACACAGGGCCATGCACCATCCAAAGATCTTTAAATATGTGCACAAGGTGCATCATGACAGTCTTACTCCCACACCCTGGACAGCTTTTTCCTTTCACCCCTGGGAGAGTATTATTGAGGCGCTTATTTTGCCCATCATATTAATCTTTCTCCCGGTGAATATTTATGTATTGGGATTCTATTTGCTTTTCATGACCCTAAGCAGTGTGATCAATCACCTGGACATAGAGATCTATCCGCCAAAATTTTTAAACAGCGGAGTGGGAAAACAATTCATTGGCGCCACGCATCACCATCATCACCACACCGAGTTCAACACCAATTATGGGCTTTATTTCAACTTCTGGGACCGCTGGATGGGAACGGAGAGTAATAGGTAA
- a CDS encoding M48 family metallopeptidase encodes MAFVGIHTQIRRNNIKSILLLIAFPLLILAAVFAVVYFTSYDQYGNPNPEFAIQAFIQAIPFVTVVVLVWFLIAYFAHGKMISLATGSKPLERKENMRVYNLVENLCMSVGMPMPKVNIIESDALNAFASGLKPKDATVTLTRGIIEKLEDDELEGVIAHELMHIRNRDIRLLVVTVVFVGIFAFVVQIAFRSFLYGNIGGSRRRDKGGGQLMIVILVVAFLAYLISMVFKFALSRKREYMADSGAAEMTRKPWALASALKKISVNHHVKVKSEEVQQMFIENTPKDTSAGLFGGLGRLFSTHPPIEKRIKFLEQF; translated from the coding sequence GTGGCCTTTGTAGGAATACACACCCAGATAAGAAGGAACAATATAAAATCTATCTTGCTCCTCATTGCATTTCCATTGCTTATCCTGGCTGCTGTATTTGCCGTGGTTTATTTTACCAGTTACGATCAATACGGGAATCCCAATCCCGAATTTGCCATTCAGGCCTTTATACAGGCCATCCCGTTTGTAACGGTGGTGGTTTTGGTGTGGTTTCTTATCGCATATTTTGCGCACGGGAAAATGATCTCCCTCGCCACGGGCTCCAAACCCCTGGAACGCAAGGAAAATATGCGGGTTTACAATCTGGTGGAAAACCTTTGTATGAGCGTGGGAATGCCTATGCCAAAAGTAAATATCATTGAGAGTGATGCGCTCAATGCCTTTGCCAGCGGACTCAAACCAAAAGATGCCACCGTCACCCTCACCCGCGGTATTATTGAAAAACTTGAAGATGATGAGCTGGAAGGAGTGATAGCCCACGAGTTGATGCACATAAGAAACCGGGATATCCGCCTGCTGGTGGTTACCGTGGTATTTGTGGGAATCTTTGCCTTTGTTGTGCAAATTGCCTTTCGCAGCTTTTTATACGGAAATATAGGCGGTAGCCGCCGAAGGGATAAAGGTGGGGGGCAGTTGATGATCGTAATTCTTGTGGTAGCTTTTCTCGCCTATCTAATTTCTATGGTCTTTAAGTTTGCCCTAAGCCGAAAACGGGAATATATGGCCGATAGCGGTGCTGCCGAAATGACTCGCAAACCCTGGGCCCTTGCATCTGCCCTAAAAAAGATCTCTGTAAATCATCACGTAAAAGTGAAAAGCGAAGAGGTACAGCAAATGTTTATAGAAAACACCCCGAAGGACACCTCTGCCGGACTCTTTGGTGGCCTCGGCAGACTTTTCTCCACCCACCCGCCCATAGAAAAACGAATTAAGTTTCTCGAGCAGTTTTGA